A portion of the Salminus brasiliensis chromosome 9, fSalBra1.hap2, whole genome shotgun sequence genome contains these proteins:
- the acadvl gene encoding very long-chain specific acyl-CoA dehydrogenase, mitochondrial yields MLLRKVSQSPALCGAVLRLPQFLPGAQRQTGAVAVQNVRLYVSQTAEAVIDKPAVGSDAAIKADKVDKKAVSMESESFAVNMFKGQISTSQVFPFPSVLNEEQSEFIRELVGPCSKFFEEVNDPAKNDALEKVEDHTLEGLKELGAFGLQVPVDLGGVGLNNTQYARLVEIVGMHDLGVGITLGAHQSIGFKGILLFGNKQQKEKYLPKLAVGETVAAFCLTEPASGSDAASIKTTAVPSSCGKYYTLNGSKIWISNAGLAEIFTVFAKTPVKDPKTGEVKDKITAFIVERSFGGVTNGPPEKKMGIKASNTAELYFENVQVPAENVLGEVGGGFKVAMNILNNGRFGMAAALSGTMKGVIAKAVDHAANRTQFGNKIHNYGVIQEKMARMTMLQYVTESMAYMVSGNMDSGATDFQIEAAISKIFASEAAWLVTDECIQIMGGMGFMKDAGVERVLRDIRIFRIFEGTNDILRLFVALNGFQNAGNQLKSLQKALKNPFGNAGMLAGEITKRAKRKAGLSTGLTLQGKVHPELAQSGELTVKAIEQFGIVIEELLLKHGKRIIDEQFVLQRVADCAIDLYAMVVVLSRASRSLSQGHSSAQHEKMLCETWCIEAHDRIMRDIKFLKSGTSKQIFKNLRAISSAVVENGTVVAPHPLGM; encoded by the exons ATGCTGCTGCGGAAAGTCTCCCAGAGTCCGGCTCTGTGTGGCGCAGTCCTCCGGCTGCCACAGTTTTTACCAGG AGCACAGCGTCAAACAGGAGCTGTAGCTGTGCAGAATGTCCGTCTGTACGTTAGCCAGACTGCCGAG GCAGTAATTGACAAACCTGCAGTTGGCAGTGATGCTGCCATCAAGGCTGACAAGGTGGACAAGAAGGCTGTTAGCATG GAGTCAGAATCCTTTGCTGTGAACATGTTTAAGGGGCAGATCAGCACCTCACAAGTCTTCCCCTTCCCCTCAG TGCTGAATGAGGAGCAGTCTGAGTTCATCAGGGAGCTGGTGGGGCCATGTTCGAAATTCTTCGAa GAGGTAAATGACCCTGCTAAGAATGATGCGCTGGAGAAGGTGGAAGACCACACCCTGGAGGGGCTAAAGGAGCTGGGTGCCTTCGGCCTGCAGGTGCCTGTTGACCTGGGTGGCGTAGGCCTCAACAACACACAG TATGCCAGGCTGGTGGAGATCGTGGGAATGCATGACCTGGGTGTGGGAATCACTCTTGGTGCTCACCAGTCTATTGGCTTTAAGGGCATTCTCCTCTTCGGCAACAAACAGCAGAAAGAGAAATACCTGCCCAAGCTAGCCGTAG GTGAAACAGTAGCGGCTTTCTGTCTGACTGAGCCAGCGAGCGGCTCAGATGCAGCTTCCATCAAAACTACAGCAGTTCCATCCTCCTGTGGAAAGTACTACACACTAAATGGAAGCAagatctggatcag TAATGCAGGCCTGGCTGAGATCTTTACTGTGTTTGCTAAGACTCCGGTGAAAGACCCAAAGACTGGAGAAGTAAAGGACAAGATCACGGCTTTCATTGTTGAGAGGAGTTTTGGGGGAGTCACCAA CGGCCCACCGGAGAAGAAAATGGGTATTAAGGCCTCAAACACTGCGGAGCTGTATTTTGAGAATGTGCAGGTGCCAGCTGAAAACGTGCTGGGGGAGGTCGGAGGGGGATTTAAAGTGGCCATGAACATTCTTAATAACGGACGATTCGGCATGGCAGCAGCACTCTCAGGAACCATGAAGGGTGTCATCGCTAAAGCG GTGGATCATGCTGCCAACAGGACCCAGTTTGGCAACAAGATTCACAACTATGGAGTCATTCAGGAGAAGATGGCCAGAATGACCATGTTGCAGTATGTTACAGAG tctATGGCTTATATGGTGAGTGGTAATATGGACAGTGGAGCAACAGATTTCCAGATCGAGGCAGCCATCAGTAAAATCTTTGCCTCT GAAGCGGCATGGTTGGTGACAGATGAGTGTATTCAGATTATGGGCGGAATGGGCTTTATGAAG GATGCTGGGGTCGAGAGAGTCCTGCGAGATATTAGAATCTTCCGTATCTTTGAGGGCACCAACGACATCCTGCGACTCTTTGTGGCACTGAACGGCTTCCAG AATGCAGGCAACCAGCTGAAGAGTCTACAGAAAGCTCTGAAGAATCCATTCGGCAATGCAGGCATGTTGGCTGGGGAAATCACCAAGCGGGCCAAGAG GAAGGCAGGCTTGAGTACAGGCCTCACTTTGCAGGGAAAGGTTCACCCTGAACTTGCTCAAAGTGGAGAATTG ACTGTTAAAGCTATTGAACAGTTTGGAATAGTAATTGAAGAACTGCTTTTAAAGCATGGCAAGAGGATCATTG atgaGCAGTTTGTGCTGCAAAGAGTGGCGGACTGTGCCATTGACTTGTATGCTATGGTTGTTGTGCTGTCCAG GGCTTCCAGGTCTCTGAGTCAGGGTCATTCCTCAGCTCAGCATGAGAAAATGCTGTGTGAAACTTGGTGCATAGAG GCTCATGACAGAATCATGCGGGACATCAAGTTCCTGAAGTCAGGCACATCCAAACAGATCTTCAAGAACCTGCGTGCCATTTCTTCAGCTGTGGTGGAGAATGGAACAGTGGTGGCCCCTCATCCTTTGGGCATGTAA